In one window of Paracoccus saliphilus DNA:
- a CDS encoding LacI family DNA-binding transcriptional regulator — MARKAASAKDVAELAGVSRAAVSRCFTPGASLSPKTRERILQAADQLGYQVNRLASGLIRNETGIVALIAAEISTPYRSHLLSALTERLQQAGKVALMINTDRSDDSVEQALRHAISYRTDAAIFLSGMPARSLAETCLRNGMRLVLINRDEERPGSLRLRLDDAEAGRRAVALLLAAGCKRLGLASSAADTPSLTERERGFREAATAAGAEFIEERRGPTSYETGQELGMALLTQPNRPDGIFCTTDLMACGIIDVARWRFGIAIPDDLSLIGFDDIAQAGWEGYALTTFSQPIEEIAAKSVDWLISGEQKNEAEEVLLEPKLIMRRTVRQIYVSDTEDRRQQ, encoded by the coding sequence TTGGCCAGGAAAGCCGCCAGCGCCAAGGATGTAGCAGAGCTTGCCGGGGTTTCACGGGCGGCGGTTTCGCGCTGTTTCACACCGGGAGCCAGTCTTTCACCCAAGACACGAGAACGGATCTTGCAGGCGGCCGATCAGCTTGGCTATCAGGTCAACCGCCTGGCCAGCGGATTGATCCGCAACGAGACCGGCATCGTTGCCCTGATCGCCGCCGAGATCTCGACGCCTTATCGTTCGCATTTGCTGTCGGCCCTTACCGAAAGGTTGCAGCAGGCTGGCAAAGTGGCGCTGATGATCAATACAGACCGCTCGGATGACAGTGTCGAACAGGCATTGCGCCACGCGATCAGTTATCGCACCGATGCGGCGATCTTCCTGTCCGGAATGCCTGCGCGATCCCTGGCCGAGACTTGCCTGCGCAATGGCATGCGGCTGGTATTGATCAACCGTGACGAGGAACGTCCCGGCTCTCTCAGGCTGCGACTGGACGACGCCGAGGCCGGACGGCGCGCGGTGGCGTTGTTGCTGGCTGCGGGATGCAAGAGGCTGGGGCTGGCCAGTTCCGCCGCCGATACGCCCAGCCTGACCGAACGCGAACGCGGGTTCCGCGAGGCTGCCACGGCGGCAGGGGCCGAGTTCATCGAAGAACGGCGTGGCCCGACATCCTATGAAACCGGGCAGGAGCTGGGCATGGCATTGCTCACGCAGCCCAACCGGCCCGATGGCATCTTCTGTACGACGGACCTGATGGCTTGCGGGATTATCGATGTCGCACGCTGGCGGTTCGGTATCGCGATCCCGGATGATCTGTCACTGATCGGCTTCGACGATATCGCACAGGCAGGATGGGAAGGATATGCCCTGACTACCTTTTCCCAACCTATCGAGGAGATCGCAGCAAAAAGCGTGGATTGGCTGATATCGGGTGAACAAAAGAACGAGGCGGAGGAAGTGCTCCTGGAGCCAAAGCTGATCATGCGGCGCACGGTTCGGCAAATATACGTCTCCGATACGGAAGATCGTCGCCAGCAGTAA
- the phnE gene encoding phosphonate ABC transporter, permease protein PhnE has product MNMPDMDRDDWSRFTPRQRLARYGSLIVTLLVIAWSVTSIDVIWAWVWGAPSQMGDLLARMFPPDPSNLPSILEVLWETVNIATIATFFAVLISLPVAYLAAQNTTPNRATLWLGRFILVSSRSINTIIWALLFVAIFGPGVVAGIVAIMFRSVGFIGKLLGEAIEEIDRRPVEALEATGASRLKIIVYAIVPQIMPTFWAVSILRWDINLRESTVLGLVGAGGIGIILQGAIDTFNWPEAAMVLLAILALVILGEIVSAMLRRRIL; this is encoded by the coding sequence ATGAATATGCCGGACATGGACCGCGACGACTGGAGTCGATTTACGCCGCGCCAGCGGCTGGCGCGCTATGGCAGCCTGATCGTCACCTTGCTGGTCATTGCATGGTCGGTTACCAGCATCGATGTCATCTGGGCCTGGGTATGGGGCGCGCCGAGTCAGATGGGGGATCTTCTGGCGCGGATGTTTCCGCCCGATCCCTCCAACCTGCCAAGTATCCTCGAGGTCTTGTGGGAAACCGTCAATATCGCCACCATCGCGACCTTCTTCGCGGTGCTGATCTCGCTCCCCGTTGCGTATCTGGCAGCGCAGAACACCACGCCCAACCGGGCCACGCTGTGGTTGGGCCGGTTCATTCTGGTATCGTCCCGGTCGATCAACACCATCATTTGGGCGCTGCTGTTTGTGGCCATTTTCGGTCCCGGCGTAGTGGCGGGCATCGTGGCGATCATGTTCCGTTCGGTCGGCTTCATCGGCAAGCTTCTGGGCGAGGCGATCGAGGAAATCGACCGCCGCCCGGTCGAAGCACTGGAGGCCACGGGCGCGTCGCGCCTCAAGATCATCGTCTATGCTATCGTGCCGCAGATCATGCCGACCTTCTGGGCGGTGAGCATCTTGCGTTGGGACATCAATTTACGCGAGTCCACCGTGCTCGGGCTGGTCGGGGCTGGTGGTATCGGTATCATCCTGCAAGGCGCCATCGATACTTTCAACTGGCCCGAGGCGGCCATGGTCTTGCTGGCCATCCTTGCCCTTGTCATCCTAGGCGAGATCGTTTCGGCCATGTTACGGCGACGTATCCTGTAA
- the phnE gene encoding phosphonate ABC transporter, permease protein PhnE, with the protein MSDVRDSWRKPPMIANPVLRWVTILGIAAYIVWSVATLPIDWQRVAEGLVRAQRIFNGAIPPSFERSGLLIDGFLESLKIAILATFGGVLLSIPIAFMAAGNIAPRPIFYLGRAIIIIARSFHPVIVAIIFVKAVGFGPLAGVLTLIVYSIGFVAKMLAERIEEIDFGQVEAMRAAGASFLPTLWYAIFPQILPRQIGLTIYQLDSNLRASAVVGIVGAGGIGATLANAFGRYDYDFALAITMVIIGVILVSEAVSGQIRKRI; encoded by the coding sequence ATGAGTGACGTGCGGGATAGCTGGCGCAAGCCTCCGATGATTGCCAATCCGGTCCTGCGTTGGGTCACGATCCTGGGGATCGCAGCTTATATCGTCTGGTCCGTCGCAACCCTTCCCATCGACTGGCAACGGGTTGCCGAGGGGCTGGTGCGGGCTCAACGGATTTTCAACGGTGCGATCCCGCCCAGCTTCGAGCGGAGCGGACTGCTGATCGACGGTTTCCTTGAAAGCCTGAAGATCGCCATTCTCGCGACATTCGGCGGTGTATTGCTGTCTATTCCGATTGCCTTCATGGCGGCGGGAAATATCGCCCCGCGCCCGATCTTCTATCTCGGTCGGGCGATCATCATCATCGCCCGTAGTTTCCACCCGGTGATCGTCGCCATCATCTTCGTCAAGGCCGTCGGTTTCGGTCCGCTGGCCGGTGTTCTGACCCTGATCGTCTATTCCATCGGCTTTGTCGCGAAGATGTTGGCCGAACGGATCGAGGAGATCGATTTCGGGCAGGTGGAGGCGATGCGCGCCGCCGGAGCGTCGTTTCTGCCGACATTGTGGTATGCCATCTTTCCGCAGATCCTGCCGCGTCAGATCGGGCTGACAATCTATCAGCTCGACAGCAATCTGCGTGCCTCGGCCGTTGTCGGCATCGTCGGGGCCGGGGGGATCGGCGCAACGTTGGCCAATGCTTTCGGGCGCTATGATTACGATTTCGCACTGGCTATCACCATGGTTATCATCGGCGTGATCCTGGTCAGCGAGGCCGTCAGCGGCCAGATCAGGAAGCGGATATGA
- the phnC gene encoding phosphonate ABC transporter ATP-binding protein has translation MLKITDLVKRYAGGDPVLRNLDLMVEGESVVSIIGSSGAGKSTLLRCINKLVEPSSGSIVLNGMELTALKGRKLREARRKIGMVFQGFNLVDRLTVMENVQSGRLGYISTWAAITRRYPKEDIRRAYELMERVGIAHYADKRADELSGGERQRVGVVRALMQQPEILLADEPTASLDPKTSEQIMQLLRALARELSLPVLINIHNVTEARQYTDRIVGMRYGRIIFDGLPSDLDEEAMERIYSGSPAADRAVAVGEPESVA, from the coding sequence ATGCTCAAGATCACCGATCTGGTCAAACGTTACGCAGGCGGTGACCCGGTTCTCAGGAATCTCGACCTGATGGTGGAAGGCGAGAGCGTCGTTTCCATCATCGGCTCGTCCGGGGCCGGCAAAAGCACGCTTTTGCGCTGCATCAATAAGCTGGTCGAGCCAAGCTCGGGCAGCATCGTCCTGAATGGCATGGAACTGACTGCCCTTAAGGGACGCAAATTGCGCGAGGCTCGCCGCAAGATCGGCATGGTGTTTCAGGGCTTCAACCTCGTCGACCGGCTGACGGTGATGGAGAATGTGCAATCCGGGCGGCTTGGCTATATCTCGACCTGGGCGGCGATCACGCGACGATATCCCAAAGAGGATATCCGTCGCGCTTATGAGCTGATGGAACGGGTTGGCATTGCCCACTATGCCGACAAGCGGGCCGACGAACTTTCAGGGGGAGAGCGCCAGCGCGTCGGTGTGGTGCGTGCGTTGATGCAGCAGCCCGAGATCCTGCTGGCCGATGAGCCTACCGCCTCGCTCGATCCCAAGACCTCGGAACAGATCATGCAGTTGCTGCGCGCTCTGGCGCGGGAACTGTCGCTGCCGGTGCTTATCAACATTCATAACGTGACGGAAGCGAGACAGTATACGGATCGCATCGTCGGCATGCGCTATGGCCGGATCATCTTCGACGGCCTCCCCTCGGATCTGGACGAAGAGGCCATGGAGCGGATCTATTCGGGCAGCCCGGCTGCGGACAGGGCCGTTGCCGTTGGAGAGCCGGAGAGCGTCGCATGA
- the phnD gene encoding phosphate/phosphite/phosphonate ABC transporter substrate-binding protein produces MSNPDKYFGAVIAVALTFGSAAHAQDCPDRGALDPNYCDANGDLVADAPADAGELVDPDTLVFAYTPVEDPAVYEDIWEPFIAHLSDVTGKDVQFFAVQSNSAEVEAMRSGRLHIAGFSTGPTPFAVNLAGAVPFALMGSDDGRFGYTLQVYTQADSEIQEMPDLAGKRIAHTSPTSNSGNQAPRALFPALGVVPDEDYEVTYSGSHDQSMLGVVAGDYDAAPVASEVVDRMAERGLYEPADVRIVWESEPFPTTSYTYAHNLAPELKEKIEEAFFSFDFTGTALGEEFDGVSKFIPITYKDQWAVIREIQQANGVSYTPEGLAAE; encoded by the coding sequence ATGTCCAATCCCGACAAATATTTTGGCGCCGTGATTGCCGTTGCCCTGACTTTCGGCTCTGCGGCGCATGCGCAGGATTGCCCCGATCGCGGCGCCCTGGACCCGAACTATTGCGATGCCAATGGCGATCTGGTGGCTGACGCCCCGGCAGATGCGGGCGAACTGGTCGATCCGGACACGTTGGTCTTCGCCTATACACCGGTCGAGGACCCGGCGGTCTACGAGGATATCTGGGAACCTTTCATCGCCCATCTGTCCGATGTGACCGGCAAGGATGTGCAGTTCTTCGCCGTGCAATCCAATTCGGCGGAGGTGGAGGCAATGCGCTCGGGGCGCCTGCATATCGCGGGCTTTTCCACTGGTCCGACACCCTTTGCCGTCAATCTTGCCGGCGCTGTGCCTTTTGCACTGATGGGCTCGGATGACGGCCGTTTCGGCTACACCTTGCAGGTCTATACACAGGCTGACAGCGAGATCCAGGAGATGCCTGATCTGGCAGGAAAACGCATCGCCCACACGTCGCCAACCTCGAATTCCGGCAATCAGGCACCTCGGGCGCTGTTCCCTGCACTCGGTGTCGTGCCGGACGAGGATTATGAAGTGACCTATTCCGGTTCGCATGACCAGTCCATGCTTGGCGTCGTGGCGGGCGATTATGATGCCGCGCCCGTGGCGTCGGAAGTCGTGGACCGGATGGCCGAGCGCGGACTTTACGAACCCGCCGATGTCCGCATTGTCTGGGAAAGTGAACCGTTCCCGACCACCTCCTATACCTATGCTCACAACTTGGCGCCCGAGTTGAAGGAGAAGATCGAAGAGGCGTTCTTCAGCTTCGATTTCACCGGCACCGCCCTGGGCGAGGAATTCGACGGGGTCAGCAAGTTCATCCCCATCACCTACAAGGACCAATGGGCGGTGATCCGCGAGATTCAGCAGGCCAATGGCGTTTCCTACACGCCCGAGGGGCTCGCGGCGGAATAA
- a CDS encoding DeoR/GlpR family DNA-binding transcription regulator, with product MTSAPDRIRKSERRAQILMELRWKPHVRVAELAEQFGVSTETIRRDLHAMNEARELDRAHGGASARMPGSQPSLDERQRSQVEERERIARFAASRIADGTSLMIDAGASTIALALRLAVADLKLKVVTNSLPVAMILGPVPKVYLRLCPGDMLAPEAAVTGPDTLAYIARHNVDCCFLGASAASEQGISEAVPGFAEVKRAMMAQATRTVFLIDHSKLGRNDLDHVAGPAPDRTIYTDCSPDSGFVNAWQAGGGELQVVEA from the coding sequence ATGACTTCAGCGCCTGATCGCATACGCAAATCGGAGCGCAGGGCGCAGATCCTGATGGAGTTGCGCTGGAAGCCGCATGTGCGCGTCGCGGAACTGGCCGAACAATTCGGCGTCTCGACCGAGACTATCCGTCGCGATTTGCATGCGATGAACGAAGCGCGGGAACTCGACCGCGCCCATGGCGGTGCCTCGGCCCGCATGCCGGGCAGCCAGCCCAGCCTCGACGAACGGCAGAGATCACAGGTCGAAGAACGCGAGCGCATTGCCCGTTTCGCTGCCAGCCGCATCGCCGATGGCACTTCGCTGATGATCGACGCGGGCGCATCCACCATTGCGCTCGCCCTCAGGCTCGCCGTCGCGGATCTGAAGCTGAAGGTCGTCACCAATAGCCTGCCAGTGGCGATGATTCTCGGCCCCGTACCAAAGGTGTATCTGCGGCTCTGCCCAGGTGACATGCTTGCGCCCGAGGCAGCCGTGACCGGCCCGGACACATTGGCATATATCGCCCGGCACAATGTTGATTGCTGTTTTCTTGGCGCCTCCGCCGCGAGCGAGCAGGGGATCAGCGAAGCGGTGCCCGGATTTGCCGAAGTAAAGCGCGCCATGATGGCGCAGGCGACGCGGACGGTATTCCTGATCGACCACAGCAAGCTCGGTCGGAACGACCTCGATCACGTTGCAGGACCCGCACCCGATCGGACCATCTATACCGACTGCTCACCGGATTCCGGCTTCGTGAACGCATGGCAGGCCGGAGGCGGTGAGCTGCAGGTGGTCGAGGCATAA
- a CDS encoding outer membrane protein translates to MDLLATTALADRIAAKKGGYHSAEEPPPLQGDLKNFLTRMVQIRVLKFRPLNLLVHQQGLIDMNVKPFLLAAALIAVAPQLASAGTITRDGIYAGVGWGLGSNISDDQNRDTGHGSYKINGAYLGYVKNLNALGGEMVVPNIGVELGRAQLKHKNGGERLTGFDVTSLRAMAGFQFEERLRPYVFAGSAKHDEENARSGITYGAGIEFKYTPRLSSGIEMVKYDFGDDSSVPDITSLGLRLGFSF, encoded by the coding sequence TTGGACCTTTTGGCCACCACGGCGCTCGCGGACCGCATTGCAGCGAAGAAAGGCGGATATCACTCGGCAGAAGAACCGCCTCCCCTGCAGGGTGATCTCAAGAACTTCTTAACTCGGATGGTTCAAATTCGGGTTCTCAAGTTCCGACCACTCAACCTGCTGGTACATCAACAAGGTCTTATTGATATGAACGTAAAACCCTTTCTTCTCGCCGCAGCGCTGATAGCTGTCGCGCCACAGCTCGCCTCCGCTGGCACTATCACTCGGGATGGTATCTATGCGGGGGTGGGCTGGGGACTCGGATCGAATATCAGCGACGATCAGAACCGTGACACCGGCCATGGCAGCTACAAAATCAATGGCGCCTATCTCGGATATGTCAAAAACCTCAACGCCCTGGGTGGCGAGATGGTTGTCCCAAATATTGGCGTGGAACTCGGCCGTGCGCAGCTCAAGCACAAGAATGGCGGTGAAAGACTCACGGGTTTCGATGTCACCAGCCTGCGGGCCATGGCCGGGTTTCAATTCGAGGAACGCCTCCGCCCTTATGTCTTCGCAGGGTCTGCGAAGCACGATGAGGAGAACGCGCGTTCCGGCATCACCTATGGCGCCGGCATCGAATTCAAGTACACGCCCCGCCTCAGTTCGGGCATTGAAATGGTGAAATATGATTTCGGTGATGACTCCTCGGTGCCAGACATCACGTCTCTCGGCCTGCGGCTTGGCTTCAGTTTTTGA
- a CDS encoding complex I NDUFA9 subunit family protein — protein sequence MAKLVTIFGGSGFLGRQVARLMAKRGWRVRIAVRRPNEALFTRTYGAVGQVVPVLCNVRDEESVRAAMSEADAVVNCVNILTKQGKSTFKTVFEDGARNIAQLSQEMGIPQVVHISGLGVDAASSSKYIAAKARGETAMLENRPDAIVLRPSVLFGTGDTFYNRFASLARFGPIMPVIGGRTRLQPVHVDDVALAAVLAAEGQVTPGIYELGGPDVLTVREIVGQVLKVTYRRRLALNMPFWMASIGAGILDTAQYLTGGLFTNKILSSDQLALLRQDNVVSEDAQGFAAFGIHPSAAEAVIEDYLWRFRPSGQYDDIKNSAKNLRTP from the coding sequence ATGGCAAAACTGGTCACGATCTTTGGCGGCTCGGGATTCCTGGGGCGTCAGGTGGCACGGCTGATGGCCAAGCGCGGCTGGAGGGTGCGGATCGCTGTCCGCCGTCCGAACGAGGCGCTTTTCACGCGCACCTATGGCGCTGTGGGACAGGTCGTTCCGGTGCTCTGCAATGTCCGTGACGAGGAATCGGTTCGGGCGGCCATGTCCGAAGCCGATGCCGTCGTGAATTGTGTAAATATCCTGACAAAGCAGGGGAAAAGTACGTTCAAGACGGTTTTCGAGGATGGCGCACGCAATATTGCGCAGCTGTCGCAAGAGATGGGCATCCCGCAAGTCGTGCATATCTCGGGTCTCGGCGTCGATGCCGCTTCATCCAGCAAGTATATCGCCGCTAAAGCGCGGGGCGAAACCGCGATGTTGGAGAACCGTCCCGACGCGATCGTCCTGCGGCCCTCGGTGCTCTTCGGGACAGGCGACACCTTCTATAACCGTTTCGCAAGCCTGGCGCGATTCGGCCCTATCATGCCGGTCATTGGTGGTCGCACCCGGTTGCAGCCGGTTCATGTGGATGACGTGGCGCTGGCCGCCGTTCTGGCTGCAGAGGGGCAGGTCACGCCCGGCATCTATGAACTGGGCGGACCCGACGTACTGACAGTGCGGGAAATCGTGGGACAGGTGCTGAAGGTGACCTACCGCCGCCGACTGGCACTCAACATGCCATTCTGGATGGCCAGTATCGGCGCAGGGATATTGGACACTGCCCAATACCTGACGGGCGGATTGTTCACCAACAAGATCCTGAGCAGCGATCAACTCGCGCTACTGCGCCAGGACAATGTCGTCAGCGAAGATGCCCAAGGATTTGCGGCATTCGGGATTCATCCGAGCGCGGCCGAGGCCGTCATCGAGGACTATCTCTGGCGCTTCCGCCCATCGGGGCAGTATGACGACATCAAGAATTCGGCCAAGAACCTGCGCACTCCCTGA
- a CDS encoding undecaprenyl-diphosphate phosphatase — METNTIVAAVLGILEGLTEFIPVSSTGHVLLAGHFMGFISPGRAFEVVIQLGAVLAILAVYAERLWHIFSTAPHDPQSRRFIMTVLLAFMPAVVLGVLAHDIIKTVLFETPVLIAVMLILGGIVILYVDRWAKNPVYHRAEDFPLAMAFKIGVIQCLAMIPGVSRSGATIVGALLLGSDKRSAAEFSFFLSIPTMLGAFTYDLYKNRDVLDVAALGNIAIGFVCAMITAVFVVRWLLGYVSKQGYALFGWWRIIAGSLVLLALAAGM; from the coding sequence ATGGAAACCAACACGATTGTCGCCGCTGTCCTCGGCATTCTCGAGGGCCTGACCGAATTCATCCCGGTCTCTTCTACTGGCCATGTCCTGTTGGCCGGTCATTTCATGGGCTTCATCTCGCCCGGCCGGGCATTCGAGGTTGTCATCCAGCTTGGCGCGGTGCTGGCAATCCTGGCAGTCTATGCCGAACGATTGTGGCATATTTTTTCCACCGCCCCCCATGATCCGCAATCACGACGCTTTATCATGACGGTATTGCTGGCCTTCATGCCCGCGGTCGTGCTCGGCGTGTTGGCCCATGACATCATCAAGACGGTCCTGTTCGAGACGCCCGTGCTGATAGCGGTCATGCTGATCCTGGGGGGAATCGTCATCCTGTATGTGGATCGATGGGCGAAGAATCCAGTCTACCACCGGGCCGAGGATTTTCCCCTCGCAATGGCCTTCAAGATCGGCGTCATCCAATGCCTTGCAATGATACCCGGGGTATCCCGATCTGGCGCCACGATTGTCGGGGCATTGCTGCTAGGTTCCGACAAGCGATCGGCGGCGGAGTTCTCGTTTTTCCTGTCAATCCCGACGATGCTCGGCGCCTTCACCTATGACCTGTACAAGAATCGCGACGTTCTGGACGTCGCGGCACTGGGAAACATAGCGATCGGCTTTGTTTGTGCCATGATCACGGCGGTGTTCGTGGTGCGCTGGCTGTTGGGATATGTCTCGAAGCAGGGCTACGCGCTGTTTGGCTGGTGGCGAATCATTGCCGGAAGCCTTGTTTTGTTGGCTCTCGCAGCAGGTATGTAA
- a CDS encoding NAD(P)-dependent oxidoreductase, which produces MATQKMLKFVSTPREMPEKRSAAERSEDFHEIYREYAGQKAAEQAGRCSQCGVPYCQTHCPLHNNIPDWLHLTAEGRLKEAYEVSQSTNTFPEICGRICPQDRLCEGNCVIEQSGHGTVTIGAVEKYITDSAWENGWVQPVSPRQERAESVGIIGAGPGGLAAADALRRMGFQVTVYDRYDRAGGLMTYGIPGFKLEKDIVMRRNKLLEDGGVEFVLNCNVGEDISFDAIRGKHDAVLIATGVYKTRDLDIDNAEAGGVVRAIDYLTASNRVDFGDDVPDFDDGELDAKGKRVVVIGGGDTAMDCVRTAIRQGAQSVKCLYRRDRSNMPGSQREVQNAEEEGVEFVWLSAPGAFTGHVTGEAATAQERDVDGAAQVGGVRVQKMRLGAPDVTGRQSPELIEGADYDEPAELVIKALGFEPEELPRLWGVDGLEVTRWGTIKADFQTHRTSIPGVYAVGDIVRGASLVVWAIRDGREAAESISNFLIGDARVAAE; this is translated from the coding sequence ATGGCCACGCAGAAAATGCTTAAATTCGTATCCACCCCGCGCGAGATGCCGGAGAAGCGCAGTGCCGCTGAGCGCAGCGAGGACTTCCACGAGATTTACCGGGAATACGCCGGGCAAAAGGCGGCAGAACAGGCTGGTCGTTGCAGCCAATGCGGCGTGCCCTACTGCCAGACGCATTGTCCTTTGCACAACAACATTCCGGACTGGCTGCATCTGACCGCCGAAGGGCGCCTGAAGGAAGCCTACGAGGTCAGCCAATCGACCAATACATTCCCGGAAATCTGCGGCCGGATCTGCCCGCAGGACCGGTTATGCGAAGGCAATTGCGTCATCGAACAATCCGGCCACGGCACCGTCACCATCGGCGCGGTCGAGAAATACATCACCGACAGCGCATGGGAAAACGGTTGGGTCCAACCGGTCTCGCCCCGTCAGGAACGTGCCGAAAGCGTCGGGATCATCGGTGCCGGACCGGGAGGTCTGGCGGCGGCGGACGCGCTGCGCCGGATGGGTTTCCAGGTCACCGTCTATGACCGTTATGACCGCGCGGGCGGGCTGATGACCTATGGCATCCCCGGCTTCAAGCTGGAAAAAGACATCGTCATGCGCCGCAACAAGCTGCTTGAGGATGGCGGCGTCGAATTCGTGCTGAACTGCAATGTCGGCGAGGATATCAGCTTCGACGCGATCCGGGGCAAGCATGACGCAGTGCTGATCGCCACCGGCGTCTACAAGACCCGCGATCTGGATATCGACAACGCAGAGGCCGGCGGCGTGGTCCGTGCCATCGACTACCTGACCGCATCGAACAGGGTCGATTTCGGCGATGACGTGCCTGACTTCGACGATGGCGAGCTGGACGCCAAGGGCAAACGCGTCGTCGTCATCGGCGGCGGCGATACCGCGATGGATTGCGTCCGCACCGCCATCCGGCAGGGCGCGCAATCAGTCAAATGCCTCTATCGCCGCGACCGCTCGAACATGCCGGGTTCTCAGCGCGAAGTTCAGAACGCCGAAGAGGAAGGCGTCGAATTCGTATGGCTCTCTGCCCCCGGCGCTTTTACCGGTCATGTCACCGGCGAGGCCGCCACCGCGCAGGAACGCGATGTCGATGGTGCCGCCCAAGTCGGAGGCGTTCGGGTGCAGAAGATGCGGCTTGGCGCGCCCGATGTCACCGGCCGTCAATCACCGGAACTGATCGAGGGCGCCGATTACGACGAGCCCGCCGAACTGGTCATCAAGGCTCTTGGCTTCGAACCCGAGGAGCTGCCGCGCCTCTGGGGCGTCGACGGGCTGGAGGTGACACGTTGGGGCACGATCAAGGCCGATTTCCAGACTCATCGCACCTCTATCCCCGGCGTCTATGCGGTCGGGGATATCGTTCGCGGCGCCAGCCTCGTGGTCTGGGCGATCCGGGACGGGCGAGAGGCCGCTGAATCGATTTCCAACTTCCTGATCGGCGACGCACGCGTCGCCGCTGAATGA